The Rhabdothermincola salaria genomic interval CCCCGCCGTGCACCCGGCTCGGCGAACCGGCGTGGGCCGCGGTGAAGACGCAGCGGGCCCGCACCTGCGCCGGCACCGGCTCGGCCCCCGCCGGCGGCTCAGCCGGCCGTTCGATCCACTCGATGGGTGGGGCCTGCGGGTTGAGCCGCCCCGAACCGGCCTGCAGGAGGCTCTCGAGCCGTCCATCCGGATGGCGCACCAACCACAGCGGCGCCTCGCGTTGCTCGACCCTGAGGGTGTCGGCCACACGGGCGAGGGTCCGAGCGGCCTCGGCCCGCAGGTCGTCGGCCACGTCGGTGAGCACGACCGCCTCCACCAGCTCACGGGTGCGAGCCACCAGCTCGTCGGCCGAGGGCGGCAACGACTCGGGGCCGGGGAGGGCGTCGCCCATCTGCTCGGCCAGGCGGGCGGCCGAGAGGGGCCCGGAGCTGTCGCTCACCGGCTCGATGCTCCGGGCACCGGCGAGGCGGCGGGGTCCTCGACCGGGACCCCGAAGACCTCGACGTAACGGCCGAAGCGCTGTCGTTCGGTGACGGCGTCGAGGCCGAGGTCGGCGAAGGCGTACCGGTGCTCGCCGTGGGCACCGAGCGGCGTGGCGGCCACCGCGGCCACGACCGCCGCCTCGTCCTCGGGTGGCAGCGGGAGACCCAGCCCGTCGTGCACCCCCCGGGCGGCGGCGACGGTGTCAGCCACGATGTCGGCGTGGTGGGCGTGGTGGGTCCTCACCGGATCGAGCGAGCCGCCGCCCTCGGCGGCGGCCAGCGCGTCGAGGGCACGGCCGTAGAGCTCGGCGTGGTATCCCCCGATCTCACCGAGATCGACGCGGTCGCTGTGCGCCCACCGCAGCGTGGCCACCAGGCTCGAGACCGACGGCAGGATCTTCAGGGGGTCGCGATGGGTGACCACCAGGCGGGCATCGGGGTACACGGCGAACAGCTCGTCGAGGGAGTGCAGGTGCACGGGCGACTTGAGCAACCACTGCACCGGCCCGAAGCGACGTTGGAGCACCTGCAGGACCAGGCGGTGCACCTCGTACGCCGGCGCCATGTCGGCCCGCGCCAGGTGGGCCACGTAGGACGGCACGTGGTACCGGGCGGTGAACTCCTCGGACAGGAAGGCGAACGACATCGCCGAGAGGCACTCCTTCGGCATCCGTCCGGCGTAGACGTGGATGGCGTCGAGACCCGAGGAGATGGCGTTGAGCCGGCGGAGCTCCTCGTCGG includes:
- a CDS encoding PaaI family thioesterase, which codes for MSDSSGPLSAARLAEQMGDALPGPESLPPSADELVARTRELVEAVVLTDVADDLRAEAARTLARVADTLRVEQREAPLWLVRHPDGRLESLLQAGSGRLNPQAPPIEWIERPAEPPAGAEPVPAQVRARCVFTAAHAGSPSRVHGGVLAAALDEVLGNAVTASGVSGLTVSLTVSFKGATPVDTSVELVGRYAGHEGRKSYATGEVLVGGAVVVEASAVYVAARREPPTDDRHAGHHEEER
- a CDS encoding sulfotransferase family protein, which produces MTLSEGWDPGPRPHWVQAANRGDVAPITDEARLPLTRESLLGEARARLGLGPEAGVGAIDGDDRFLEPLDVVLKALDEEAELTVVGRWTTRRFLLRLLEVRFQLAAHVRVDPGVREEVVEAPIVVTGAPRTGTTALFGALAAEPGLRAPEGWELLRPVPSPDPDRFPDVARVALADEELRRLNAISSGLDAIHVYAGRMPKECLSAMSFAFLSEEFTARYHVPSYVAHLARADMAPAYEVHRLVLQVLQRRFGPVQWLLKSPVHLHSLDELFAVYPDARLVVTHRDPLKILPSVSSLVATLRWAHSDRVDLGEIGGYHAELYGRALDALAAAEGGGSLDPVRTHHAHHADIVADTVAAARGVHDGLGLPLPPEDEAAVVAAVAATPLGAHGEHRYAFADLGLDAVTERQRFGRYVEVFGVPVEDPAASPVPGASSR